A genomic segment from Kyrpidia tusciae DSM 2912 encodes:
- the nadC gene encoding carboxylating nicotinate-nucleotide diphosphorylase: protein MGLDKEEILEVVKRALREDIGYGDVTTRHVVPAGARARGTFRAKSSGVIAGLPVAREVFEVLDPEVTFQELLREGESVGPGQAVAVVEGRASSILTGERVALNFLQRLSGIATKTAKFVESVRYYHARITDTRKTTPGLRALEKYAVRVGGGYNHRFGLFDAVLIKDNHIAVAGGVKQAIMAVRRGAPHTMKIEVEVETFEQIDEALEVKADIIMLDNMTVEQMKEAVERINGRAVVEASGGVTEENVVDIAKTGVDYISVGALTHSSTALDISLDLDLVPSEAEEGQSSASE, encoded by the coding sequence ATGGGACTGGATAAGGAAGAAATCCTGGAGGTGGTGAAGCGAGCCCTCCGGGAGGATATTGGATACGGAGATGTCACAACGCGTCATGTGGTTCCTGCAGGGGCTCGAGCCCGGGGTACGTTTCGGGCAAAGAGTTCGGGTGTGATCGCGGGTTTGCCCGTGGCCCGTGAGGTGTTTGAGGTTCTCGATCCCGAAGTCACCTTCCAAGAATTGCTGCGGGAAGGAGAGTCCGTGGGCCCCGGACAGGCCGTCGCCGTGGTTGAAGGGCGGGCTTCCTCCATTCTGACGGGAGAGCGGGTGGCACTGAACTTCCTGCAAAGACTTTCGGGGATTGCCACCAAAACGGCCAAATTCGTGGAGTCGGTCCGGTATTATCATGCGAGGATTACGGACACTCGCAAGACGACTCCGGGCCTCCGCGCGTTGGAAAAGTATGCCGTCCGGGTGGGCGGTGGGTATAATCACCGTTTTGGTCTGTTTGATGCCGTGCTCATCAAAGATAATCACATTGCCGTGGCCGGGGGCGTCAAACAAGCGATCATGGCGGTCAGACGCGGGGCTCCCCATACCATGAAGATCGAGGTTGAGGTGGAAACTTTCGAGCAAATTGACGAGGCACTGGAAGTAAAAGCGGACATCATCATGTTGGACAACATGACGGTGGAACAGATGAAGGAAGCGGTGGAGCGCATCAATGGCCGGGCGGTGGTCGAAGCATCCGGCGGAGTAACAGAGGAAAACGTGGTAGACATCGCAAAAACGGGTGTTGATTACATATCGGTCGGGGCTTTGACCCATTCATCGACCGCCCTGGATATTTCTCTCGATCTCGATCTGGTTCCCAGCGAAGCTGAGGAGGGCCAGTCGTCGGCGTCCGAATGA
- a CDS encoding type III pantothenate kinase, whose amino-acid sequence MLLTMDVGNTNIVLGVYKGRDLLYHWRMATAREKTEDELGMMIKSLFADQGVSVSDIDGVVISSVVPPLMLALDRMSKKYFHKKPLIIGPGIRTGLPIKIENPKEVGADRIVNCVGAIELYGPPLVIVDFGTATTFDVVNERGEYLGGPIAPGIAISVEALFQRAAKLPRIELVKPDHVLGRNTIDMMQSGVIYGFVGQVDGLVTRIRRELGLPFRVIATGGLAELISSESETIEEVNPYLTLHGLRIIWERNR is encoded by the coding sequence ATGTTATTGACGATGGATGTAGGGAACACCAATATTGTGCTGGGTGTCTATAAGGGTCGCGATCTTCTTTATCACTGGCGCATGGCCACTGCCCGGGAAAAAACGGAAGATGAACTGGGCATGATGATTAAAAGCTTATTCGCCGATCAGGGCGTGTCCGTATCGGATATTGACGGCGTCGTCATTTCCTCCGTGGTCCCCCCGTTGATGCTGGCCTTGGATCGCATGTCGAAAAAATATTTTCATAAAAAACCGTTAATCATAGGTCCGGGGATTCGCACTGGCCTTCCGATCAAGATCGAAAATCCCAAAGAAGTGGGGGCGGATCGCATCGTCAATTGCGTGGGCGCCATCGAGCTTTACGGGCCGCCTCTGGTGATCGTCGATTTTGGAACGGCCACCACCTTTGACGTAGTGAATGAACGGGGAGAATATTTGGGCGGGCCGATCGCTCCAGGTATCGCGATCTCGGTGGAAGCTTTATTTCAGAGGGCCGCGAAGCTGCCCCGGATCGAGTTGGTCAAGCCCGATCACGTTTTGGGCCGCAATACCATCGACATGATGCAGTCCGGCGTCATCTACGGATTTGTGGGCCAAGTGGACGGGCTCGTAACGCGGATTCGCCGGGAGCTGGGACTGCCTTTTCGCGTCATAGCGACTGGAGGGCTGGCCGAGTTGATCAGTTCGGAATCGGAAACCATCGAAGAGGTTAACCCTTATTTAACCCTTCATGGCTTGCGGATCATTTGGGAACGAAATCGCTGA
- the hslO gene encoding Hsp33 family molecular chaperone HslO encodes MGHRRENRDRHSGGKTLHDYIVRAVARSGKVRAYAARTTELVEELRRRHGTWPVVTAALGRAATVGAMMGAMLKGDQRLTVQVMGDGPVGTIVVDADAAGRVRGFADRPNVDLPLNDQGKLDVAGAVGKGALYVVKDLGFGEPYRGSVPLVSGELGEDFAYYFAVSEQLPSSVGVGVLVDTHGRVKQAGGFMIQSFPGLSEEETADLEGALTSIPSVTALLDRGVTPEELLAHVVPDVRVLDRVPVAFRCRCSRQRIERILVALGKEERESLCQEQGGAEVRCQFCGKVYRFSCEALRALDEGRSV; translated from the coding sequence ATGGGTCATCGGCGCGAGAACCGGGATCGACATTCGGGAGGGAAGACTTTGCATGACTACATAGTCCGTGCAGTGGCCCGTTCTGGCAAAGTGCGCGCTTACGCAGCCAGGACGACGGAATTGGTGGAAGAATTGAGGCGGCGCCACGGCACTTGGCCCGTGGTGACAGCTGCCTTGGGCCGGGCAGCCACCGTCGGCGCGATGATGGGGGCCATGCTGAAAGGAGATCAGCGTCTCACTGTTCAAGTCATGGGAGACGGCCCCGTCGGAACCATCGTTGTGGATGCTGACGCGGCAGGCCGGGTTCGGGGTTTCGCGGATCGCCCAAATGTGGATCTCCCGTTGAACGATCAAGGAAAACTTGACGTCGCAGGTGCCGTAGGAAAAGGGGCTCTCTATGTCGTAAAAGATTTAGGATTCGGGGAGCCTTATCGAGGTAGTGTCCCTCTCGTGTCCGGCGAACTCGGGGAGGATTTCGCGTATTACTTCGCGGTTTCAGAGCAATTGCCATCCTCGGTGGGCGTAGGGGTGTTGGTGGATACACATGGAAGGGTCAAACAGGCCGGCGGATTTATGATCCAGTCATTTCCGGGCCTGTCTGAAGAGGAAACCGCGGATCTGGAAGGGGCGCTGACCAGCATCCCATCGGTGACGGCGCTGTTGGACCGGGGTGTGACTCCCGAAGAGCTGTTGGCGCACGTGGTCCCGGATGTCCGGGTTCTCGATCGGGTACCCGTTGCGTTTCGGTGCAGGTGTTCTCGACAACGGATCGAAAGGATTTTGGTGGCTCTGGGCAAGGAAGAGCGAGAATCCCTTTGCCAGGAACAAGGCGGCGCCGAAGTTCGGTGCCAGTTTTGTGGGAAGGTGTACCGGTTTAGTTGTGAAGCACTTCGGGCTTTGGACGAAGGACGATCGGTGTAG
- the folP gene encoding dihydropteroate synthase, with translation MGGKVRGAWVVYLDTPELWREEWRLIGDDPVDTPATGGLTSLFPLQVRLDWEDGVEPDVRLLGIFSESGCRVSAGRHHWIVTAAKEQLFQAADRLLETPGDPGAAEVGTALRDAVQRSERARKPLTVGPWTWGWERTLVMGILNVTPDSFSDGGRFNDLERALAHAREMVAQGADIIDIGAESTRPGHLPVSAEEELRRLLPVVRAVARELDVPISVDTYKAQVAEAAIREGAHVVNDVWGLKRDPRMAPLVARLGVPVIVMHNRQAPVEGDPIGTLLQDLWESVQLARRAGVREEQIILDPGIGFAKTYEQNLLIMRRLRDVRALGYPVLLGTSRKSMIGRTLNLPVDCRVEGTAATVALGVALGMDIVRVHDVPEMVRTVRMTEAMIGRGA, from the coding sequence GTGGGGGGCAAGGTTCGCGGGGCTTGGGTGGTCTATCTCGACACCCCGGAGTTGTGGCGAGAGGAGTGGCGGCTAATCGGGGATGATCCGGTGGACACGCCGGCAACCGGGGGACTAACAAGTCTATTTCCCCTGCAGGTACGTTTGGACTGGGAAGATGGGGTGGAACCCGACGTCCGGCTGTTGGGGATTTTTTCCGAAAGCGGGTGCCGGGTGAGCGCCGGCCGTCACCACTGGATTGTGACAGCGGCTAAGGAACAGCTCTTCCAGGCGGCGGATCGTCTTTTAGAAACACCGGGAGACCCAGGGGCGGCCGAGGTTGGCACCGCTCTGCGGGATGCTGTGCAACGGTCGGAAAGAGCGCGAAAACCGTTGACAGTGGGACCCTGGACCTGGGGTTGGGAGCGTACCCTCGTCATGGGGATCCTCAATGTCACTCCGGATTCCTTTTCGGACGGGGGGCGGTTCAACGACCTGGAAAGGGCTTTGGCCCACGCCCGGGAAATGGTGGCTCAGGGGGCGGACATCATTGATATCGGCGCGGAGTCGACTCGCCCCGGCCACTTGCCGGTTAGCGCCGAGGAGGAATTGCGCCGCCTGTTGCCAGTGGTACGGGCGGTGGCCCGGGAACTTGATGTGCCGATTTCTGTCGATACGTACAAAGCCCAGGTAGCCGAGGCCGCGATTCGGGAGGGGGCGCACGTGGTGAACGACGTCTGGGGGCTGAAACGGGATCCGCGAATGGCCCCGCTGGTGGCGCGCCTCGGCGTTCCCGTGATTGTGATGCATAATCGACAGGCGCCTGTGGAGGGCGACCCCATTGGGACGCTCCTACAGGACCTGTGGGAGTCGGTGCAGTTGGCGAGGCGAGCGGGTGTACGGGAGGAACAGATTATTCTCGATCCCGGCATCGGATTCGCAAAGACTTATGAGCAAAATCTGCTCATCATGCGGCGTCTGCGGGATGTCCGGGCTCTGGGTTATCCCGTTCTCCTCGGGACATCGCGAAAATCGATGATCGGTCGGACGCTCAATTTGCCCGTTGACTGTCGGGTGGAGGGAACCGCCGCCACGGTGGCCTTAGGCGTTGCCTTAGGCATGGATATCGTTCGCGTTCACGATGTGCCGGAGATGGTGCGGACCGTTCGCATGACCGAGGCCATGATCGGAAGGGGGGCGTGA
- the folB gene encoding dihydroneopterin aldolase, translated as MDAISLLGMEFYAYHGVFPEEQVLGQRFIADVHLHFSTRAAGQSDDLRDTLDYAEVYRVIRETVEGKKCRLLETVAERIAGALLMRWPVEGVRVKLVKPSPPFPGTMQGVAVEIERFRNDS; from the coding sequence GTGGACGCAATCAGCCTGCTCGGGATGGAATTTTACGCTTACCACGGCGTGTTCCCCGAGGAACAGGTTCTGGGGCAGAGATTTATCGCAGACGTACACCTACATTTTTCTACGCGGGCTGCGGGACAGTCTGACGATCTTCGTGATACACTGGATTATGCAGAGGTTTACCGGGTGATCCGGGAAACGGTGGAAGGGAAAAAATGCCGCTTGTTAGAGACGGTCGCCGAGCGAATCGCCGGCGCCCTGTTGATGCGTTGGCCGGTGGAAGGCGTACGGGTAAAACTCGTGAAACCATCTCCTCCTTTTCCCGGCACGATGCAGGGGGTGGCGGTGGAGATTGAACGGTTCCGAAACGATTCATGA
- the folK gene encoding 2-amino-4-hydroxy-6-hydroxymethyldihydropteridine diphosphokinase: MNGSETIHDVYFGLGANLGDRETHLRQAVAGLQRGLEPIRIKLSSLYETDPVGVEDQPLFLNACLFLRTAAPVQVVHQVARDTETRLGRIRTIRWGPRTIDIDILLFDNLVVNTPELQIPHPRMHERIFVMVPMAELAPELRHPVLGQTMAEIAEQVRKKGGIRRWKIGWEAEYAPFEN; the protein is encoded by the coding sequence TTGAACGGTTCCGAAACGATTCATGACGTGTACTTCGGGCTCGGGGCCAACCTTGGCGATCGGGAAACCCACCTCCGCCAGGCCGTGGCCGGTTTACAACGGGGCCTTGAACCGATTCGCATAAAGCTATCCTCTCTTTATGAGACCGATCCCGTCGGTGTCGAAGACCAGCCGCTGTTCTTGAATGCCTGTCTGTTTTTGCGGACGGCGGCACCCGTGCAAGTTGTTCATCAAGTCGCCCGGGATACGGAGACCCGACTCGGCAGGATTCGAACAATCCGATGGGGTCCCCGAACCATTGACATCGATATCCTTTTGTTCGATAACCTGGTGGTGAACACGCCGGAGTTACAGATTCCTCATCCCCGGATGCACGAGCGCATTTTCGTGATGGTACCCATGGCAGAGTTAGCTCCCGAACTCCGCCACCCTGTGCTCGGGCAAACGATGGCCGAGATTGCTGAACAGGTCCGCAAGAAGGGTGGGATTCGCCGGTGGAAAATCGGCTGGGAAGCAGAATACGCGCCTTTCGAAAACTGA
- a CDS encoding helix-turn-helix domain-containing protein, with translation MENRLGSRIRAFRKLKNLTQRELADRIHLSVAVLGAIERGAKTPSPHVLRAIGEALGIDEEELVGGIQGGGDTV, from the coding sequence GTGGAAAATCGGCTGGGAAGCAGAATACGCGCCTTTCGAAAACTGAAGAATCTCACCCAGCGAGAGTTGGCAGATCGGATTCATCTCTCGGTTGCGGTCCTCGGCGCTATCGAGCGGGGGGCCAAGACACCGTCACCGCATGTGTTGCGGGCCATCGGGGAAGCCTTGGGGATCGACGAAGAGGAGTTAGTCGGCGGCATCCAGGGTGGAGGTGATACCGTTTGA
- the dusB gene encoding tRNA dihydrouridine synthase DusB translates to MIKTDLRIGDVQLDNNVILAPMAGVSNPAFRILAKEMGAGMVCAEMVATKGIVNANAKTLRMLHILPDEHPVSLQLVGSDLDSMVRAAETVGTATNADVIDINMGCPVLKIYKNGSGAALARDPDYAARIVRAVVQTVDKPVTVKFRKGWDDDHVNAVEVALAVEEAGAKAVTVHGRTAKQMYSGHADWSIIRQVKEAVRIPVIGNGDVSTPEAAVQMLQETGCDGVMIGRGALGNPWIFRETVHYLKKGQKLPPPGVDERIRVCLRHLELLVAEKGPWIGVREMRKHAGWYIKGLPDAALMRQQLNEAETEEQMRSLLEGYAERLTRRVG, encoded by the coding sequence TTGATCAAAACCGATCTCCGCATTGGCGATGTGCAGTTGGATAACAATGTGATTCTTGCTCCCATGGCGGGGGTTTCCAATCCCGCCTTTCGCATTCTGGCGAAAGAAATGGGGGCGGGGATGGTCTGTGCTGAAATGGTGGCAACTAAAGGGATCGTGAATGCGAATGCGAAAACGTTGCGCATGCTCCATATTTTGCCGGACGAGCATCCCGTGAGCCTCCAGTTGGTGGGGAGTGACCTGGATTCTATGGTGCGGGCCGCCGAAACTGTGGGGACCGCCACCAACGCGGATGTGATCGATATTAACATGGGTTGTCCGGTGTTGAAGATTTATAAGAACGGTTCCGGCGCGGCGTTGGCCCGGGATCCGGACTATGCCGCTCGAATCGTACGAGCGGTGGTGCAGACGGTGGACAAGCCAGTAACGGTGAAATTCCGTAAAGGTTGGGATGACGACCACGTCAACGCGGTGGAGGTTGCCCTGGCTGTGGAGGAAGCCGGTGCAAAAGCTGTCACGGTTCACGGGCGAACGGCTAAACAGATGTATAGCGGTCACGCCGATTGGTCGATCATTCGGCAGGTCAAAGAGGCGGTGCGAATTCCTGTTATCGGCAATGGAGACGTATCCACCCCGGAAGCGGCCGTGCAAATGCTGCAAGAAACTGGATGCGACGGTGTCATGATCGGCCGGGGCGCTCTGGGCAATCCCTGGATTTTCCGAGAAACGGTGCATTATCTCAAGAAGGGGCAGAAGCTTCCCCCACCAGGCGTCGATGAAAGGATTCGAGTGTGTCTTCGACATCTGGAGTTGCTGGTGGCAGAAAAGGGGCCTTGGATCGGCGTCCGCGAAATGAGAAAGCATGCTGGCTGGTATATCAAGGGGCTGCCGGACGCGGCATTGATGCGTCAGCAGTTAAACGAGGCAGAAACCGAAGAGCAGATGAGGAGTTTGTTAGAAGGATATGCCGAACGATTGACCCGCCGGGTCGGCTGA
- a CDS encoding quinate 5-dehydrogenase, translating into MTTLRHVVSVSLGSSRRNHRVIMEWDGQMLVIERIGTDGDVRRAMAAIREWDGRAAAIGLGGIDRYLYVGGRRYVFRQAERLARLAHNTPVVDGSGLKHTLERRVVRQLAEDPQVALRRKNVLLVSAVDRFGMAETLVAEGCRVTFGDLMFGLGIPVPLHSLQTLNRMGHVLGPVVTQLPIHWLYPTGQRQEQIRPKYRRVYRRADVIAGDFHYIRRHLPERLEGVWILTNTVTREDEQLLRRRGAGGLITTTPEWEGRSFGTNVLEAVFVALAGEPPALLGSGRNLYPDESFYHYWLERLGVRPRITCWGAGVD; encoded by the coding sequence GTGACCACCCTGAGACATGTTGTCAGTGTGAGTCTGGGCTCGTCTCGACGGAATCACCGCGTGATCATGGAATGGGACGGCCAGATGTTGGTCATTGAACGAATCGGTACTGATGGGGATGTCCGCCGTGCCATGGCTGCCATTCGGGAATGGGATGGACGAGCGGCTGCCATCGGGCTGGGAGGGATCGACCGTTATCTGTACGTCGGCGGAAGACGGTATGTGTTCCGGCAAGCCGAGCGGCTGGCGCGCTTGGCTCACAACACGCCAGTTGTGGATGGCAGTGGTCTAAAACACACGTTAGAACGCCGGGTGGTCCGTCAGCTGGCGGAAGATCCGCAGGTCGCACTGCGCCGGAAGAATGTTCTTCTCGTGAGTGCGGTGGACCGTTTTGGTATGGCTGAAACCCTGGTCGCTGAGGGGTGCCGGGTGACGTTTGGAGACCTCATGTTCGGCCTCGGTATCCCTGTGCCGCTGCATTCTCTTCAAACGCTGAACCGAATGGGCCACGTCCTCGGTCCCGTTGTTACACAACTGCCGATTCACTGGCTGTATCCCACCGGGCAGCGGCAGGAGCAGATTCGCCCTAAGTACCGCCGAGTGTATCGGAGGGCGGACGTGATCGCCGGGGATTTTCATTATATACGCCGGCATCTGCCCGAAAGGCTGGAAGGTGTTTGGATCCTTACGAATACGGTGACCCGGGAAGATGAGCAATTGTTGCGTCGGCGGGGCGCGGGAGGGCTCATCACCACCACACCTGAATGGGAAGGGCGCTCGTTTGGCACGAATGTGCTGGAGGCTGTTTTTGTCGCCTTGGCGGGGGAACCTCCTGCACTGCTCGGGTCTGGGCGCAACCTGTACCCGGATGAGTCTTTCTACCACTACTGGTTGGAGCGGCTGGGAGTACGTCCGAGGATTACTTGCTGGGGGGCGGGCGTTGATTGA
- the greA gene encoding transcription elongation factor GreA — protein sequence MSEKEVLLTPGGLQKLEEELEYLKSVKRREVAERIKTAISYGDISENSEYEDAKNEQAFVEGRIITLEKMLRNARIIKDSDVDTDVVSIGSTVSLKDLEFGEVVEYTIVGSAESDPVENRISNESPVGRALLGRRVGEVVNVEVPDGVLQYEILQIKK from the coding sequence ATGTCGGAAAAAGAAGTGCTGCTAACCCCTGGGGGGTTGCAGAAGCTGGAAGAAGAATTGGAATATCTTAAATCGGTAAAACGCCGTGAGGTGGCTGAACGCATAAAAACGGCTATCAGCTACGGGGATATCAGTGAAAACTCGGAATACGAAGACGCAAAGAATGAACAAGCCTTTGTAGAAGGGCGTATCATTACCTTAGAGAAAATGCTGCGCAACGCGCGGATCATTAAGGATAGTGATGTGGATACCGATGTGGTGAGCATTGGGTCGACCGTTTCCCTTAAGGATCTCGAGTTTGGTGAGGTGGTGGAATACACCATCGTCGGCTCTGCGGAATCGGATCCGGTAGAAAACCGGATCTCCAACGAATCTCCCGTGGGCCGGGCGCTGCTTGGGCGGCGGGTGGGCGAAGTCGTCAATGTGGAGGTGCCGGACGGCGTGCTCCAATATGAAATTTTACAGATTAAGAAGTGA
- the lysS gene encoding lysine--tRNA ligase, whose translation MSSQEIDHLMQVRLEKVEKLQEMGVEPFGHRWVPTHTAAQVLHFAGDRSKEELEQEGLHVRVAGRIMTKRGHGKASFAHILDRSGQIQIYVRLDRVGEFAYQVFDMLDLGDIIGVEGEVLRTNRGEVTIFADRVELLTKSLRPLPTKWHGLKDVELRYRHRYVDLIVNPQVRETFVLRSRIIRVMRRFLDDQGFLEVETPTMQSVAGGAAARPFVTHHNALNMELYMRIAMELHLKRLIVGGLERVYEIGRVFRNEGISTKHNPEFTMMELYQAYADFRDMMDLTENLIVTIAREVLGTTQIQYQGQAVDLTPPWRRESMMDLIQHYTGIDFRQVSGTEQARELAENCGVKIDPGMEFGHIVNECFEQKVEQHLVQPTFVYGYPVEISPLAKRSAADPRLTDRFELFIVGREHANAFSELNDPVDQRKRFLDQLEERAKGNDEAHEMDEDFVMALEYGMPPTGGLGIGVDRLVMLLTDQASIRDVLLFPLMRDR comes from the coding sequence TTGTCCTCCCAGGAGATCGACCACCTGATGCAGGTACGGCTTGAAAAAGTCGAGAAACTCCAGGAGATGGGTGTAGAACCCTTTGGACATCGGTGGGTGCCTACGCATACCGCGGCCCAGGTGCTGCATTTTGCAGGAGATCGGTCAAAGGAGGAATTGGAACAAGAAGGACTTCATGTGCGGGTGGCCGGCCGAATCATGACCAAGCGCGGCCACGGAAAAGCCAGTTTTGCCCACATCCTCGATCGGAGCGGACAGATCCAGATTTACGTCCGCCTGGACCGGGTGGGGGAATTCGCTTACCAAGTATTCGACATGCTCGATTTAGGCGATATCATTGGCGTGGAAGGGGAAGTGTTGCGGACCAATCGGGGCGAAGTGACGATTTTTGCCGACCGGGTGGAACTGTTGACGAAGTCTCTCAGACCGCTTCCCACGAAATGGCACGGACTCAAGGATGTCGAATTGAGGTACCGACATCGCTATGTCGATTTGATCGTCAACCCCCAAGTTCGGGAGACTTTCGTATTACGAAGCCGTATCATTCGGGTGATGCGCCGATTCTTGGACGATCAGGGTTTCTTGGAAGTGGAAACTCCGACGATGCAGAGCGTGGCGGGCGGGGCGGCGGCCCGCCCTTTCGTGACCCACCACAACGCACTGAATATGGAACTTTATATGCGGATCGCCATGGAGTTGCATCTGAAGAGGTTGATCGTGGGCGGCTTAGAACGGGTCTACGAGATCGGGCGGGTATTCCGAAATGAGGGGATATCGACAAAACATAACCCGGAGTTCACAATGATGGAGTTGTATCAGGCCTATGCGGATTTCAGGGATATGATGGACCTTACCGAGAACCTGATCGTCACCATCGCTCGGGAGGTGTTGGGAACGACTCAGATCCAGTATCAGGGCCAGGCGGTCGACCTCACGCCACCGTGGCGAAGGGAGTCTATGATGGACTTGATTCAGCATTATACGGGCATTGACTTCCGCCAGGTATCCGGGACGGAACAGGCCCGAGAGCTGGCTGAGAACTGCGGTGTCAAGATCGACCCGGGGATGGAATTCGGCCACATTGTGAATGAGTGCTTTGAACAGAAAGTGGAGCAGCATTTGGTACAGCCGACTTTCGTCTACGGATACCCGGTGGAGATCTCCCCCCTAGCTAAACGCAGTGCTGCGGACCCTCGGTTGACGGATCGGTTTGAACTGTTTATCGTCGGTAGGGAGCATGCCAACGCTTTTTCGGAGTTGAACGATCCGGTCGATCAGAGGAAGCGCTTCCTGGATCAACTGGAGGAGCGCGCCAAGGGAAACGATGAAGCTCACGAGATGGATGAGGACTTTGTGATGGCGTTGGAATACGGAATGCCGCCCACGGGTGGCCTCGGAATCGGGGTGGACAGGCTGGTCATGCTCTTGACCGACCAAGCGTCGATTCGGGATGTATTGTTGTTTCCCTTGATGCGGGACCGTTGA
- a CDS encoding PaaI family thioesterase — protein sequence MDEEQLLKEARNNPWFPELLKIAARRRPTFLGSLFDPQVEYLANDSVVIRMKITELLYNNLQIVHGGITATLADTAMGLAAYHASGRPSVTLSLTVNYLQPGLGKELVAKASVVHRGGRVITTRCDVFNDEGEIIIQATGTFYALKEGQITDGLSSTSGDATL from the coding sequence TTGGATGAAGAACAATTACTAAAAGAGGCAAGGAACAACCCTTGGTTTCCGGAGCTGCTGAAGATTGCCGCACGAAGGCGCCCGACCTTTTTGGGCAGCTTGTTTGATCCCCAGGTGGAGTATTTGGCCAATGATTCTGTGGTAATCCGGATGAAGATCACGGAGCTTTTATACAATAATCTGCAGATTGTTCACGGGGGGATCACAGCGACACTCGCGGATACGGCCATGGGGCTGGCTGCCTATCACGCAAGTGGGCGGCCATCGGTGACTTTGTCGCTGACGGTGAACTATTTGCAACCTGGTTTGGGCAAGGAATTGGTGGCGAAAGCGTCTGTTGTCCATCGAGGAGGCAGGGTAATCACGACGCGATGTGACGTGTTTAATGACGAAGGGGAAATTATCATCCAAGCCACCGGGACGTTCTACGCGCTCAAAGAGGGCCAGATTACCGACGGGTTATCCTCGACCTCGGGTGATGCGACTTTATGA
- a CDS encoding Druantia anti-phage system protein DruA — translation MDVPFWIGDREFREADLELIRNTVQRFSRLSREEIAATLCENLPWKSPNGRLKVEACHKLLLKLEQKGVITLPPLRAQGPRGCRERRGGVVQTQLQACLRDVLPVIVEPVRPEERADWNATMAAYHPLGYLRGIGARIQYWIRAQGPNGPVIVGAMLFGAAAKALAARDQWIGWAAEQRRRYRPRIVNNNRFLILPGVQIPHLASHALALAARRIRADWKARYGFEPVLLETFIEPQYPGTCYRAANWIEIGKTAGRGRQDRFFEYGTSVKSIWVYPLVRDWRKRLVEPFPQLVEDEWGESR, via the coding sequence ATGGACGTACCCTTTTGGATTGGCGACCGAGAGTTTCGCGAGGCGGACCTGGAATTGATTCGAAACACGGTCCAGCGGTTTTCCCGCTTGAGTCGAGAGGAAATCGCGGCGACCTTGTGTGAGAATCTGCCGTGGAAGTCCCCGAATGGCCGGCTGAAAGTCGAAGCCTGCCACAAGCTGCTTCTAAAACTCGAGCAAAAAGGAGTGATTACTCTTCCGCCCTTGCGAGCCCAGGGTCCCCGAGGGTGCCGGGAACGAAGAGGGGGGGTGGTACAAACCCAGCTTCAGGCGTGCCTGCGGGATGTCCTTCCGGTCATCGTGGAGCCGGTCCGTCCGGAAGAACGGGCAGACTGGAACGCGACCATGGCGGCGTATCACCCGTTGGGGTACCTTCGTGGGATCGGGGCCCGCATCCAGTACTGGATCCGGGCACAGGGACCAAACGGACCGGTCATTGTGGGGGCGATGTTGTTTGGGGCTGCGGCGAAGGCCCTGGCTGCACGGGATCAGTGGATCGGATGGGCGGCGGAGCAGCGCAGGCGGTATCGCCCACGAATCGTGAACAACAATCGGTTTCTGATTCTGCCGGGTGTACAGATTCCCCATCTGGCCAGTCATGCGCTTGCGTTGGCGGCCCGGCGGATTCGAGCGGATTGGAAGGCGCGCTATGGGTTTGAACCGGTTCTTTTGGAGACGTTTATCGAACCCCAATATCCAGGAACTTGCTACCGAGCGGCCAACTGGATCGAGATCGGGAAGACGGCGGGACGAGGAAGACAGGATCGATTCTTCGAGTATGGAACGTCCGTGAAATCGATCTGGGTCTATCCGCTGGTGCGGGACTGGCGGAAGCGGTTGGTCGAACCCTTTCCACAGCTTGTGGAAGACGAGTGGGGGGAATCGAGATGA